Proteins co-encoded in one Candidatus Thiodictyon syntrophicum genomic window:
- a CDS encoding sulfite exporter TauE/SafE family protein, producing MSPPTHPHPPPPAPYRPVNAEAFRHWVLRPAEGVFLFHPRAIERLHGLGTPRGAMEVCYHLMARGPFLQGLEAENPEALSVIEGLRLPEWVILLPMPGAPVLRATPQRSLLRDYWARRFEGEVARTWQTARDDNQDLTHFGPATLTTLIGGTALAEAREVLARDGVPEAVADEAQLGRAFVARVVRLRYFAPGSRGCCFPAVPDWAAVDRWLEESGLDLPPPRSGGRLPQAMERTRPSVICGTPGLCLQLPADLPYGRSDPDRLTGACNWLVQAEPPVCAPPDPAPAGTAPVTTPGLAARVLPDAGPDPGARSRSDVQSRCLLALHRGAAIRRRPGRLARLGAGLAEALQAPLDGLLDLWDTLSRVLARERPPLAGRALLALIATLRSATAAAQRADWEGRFAAALRHLAALRARYEVAVGPGDGAGEDTADPVLRLLDQRQRTTAEAFAHVLAATWRLSPATADELGELLRRLAAERGAAARPAQTLLGQLETALREGRTTYYRIRLRAWFTPAGPRQVLPFQGPLKALAALDSARRLLEELPWPVADLDRLGAPLATLAGRIDGGLQERLRARLLEVLETAGLVPADPAGRLAGRRLADSLARLIRRQRQLRFADLRDLLNQDTLSLPDAQWGDWRHGDRLGYFDQAAARALPGIYRPGEFYVKGLQRLSAPLFGTRRGRRGLRLVLLPVLAAWAALAVTALLWDLWDSSHPPLTAPWVVLLLAAVLSASANTDAGRRWARRLWRGAAWLTRLLLLTGLPRLLRSAPVRWLLERRLVRALLGGILAPVTIGLLPLLPLAVLWFLVTPGTSGPAHWTAVLALAYALGTRLRDTPAGRRQLDDLATAGRQFRELLRQERLADLIAPVMEFFKRGLRTLDQGLHQIRTRLSPRLGEVPGVTLLKALAAPLWTAWEAALQFYVVVLIEPQTNPIKHFPVVTLGHKLLLPLLPTLGRGLHAGLSPLLPAPIALPLIAVTLFLLPGLFGFLFWELKENWRLYGANRAHPVPRARLGTHGHTLNGLLRRGLHGGIIPKAFDRLRQVLDRQVRDEAPDPRALRRALARLEEITGLIAHFGEQELAIPLREASRGGGAGASDGAAQLTMQPPQLASRGIELRIQRAGSATALPVELVLQLALGTAAHGSQLTCTLDWRGPWADLDRESQWRMAAVVRRFARRCGALVAESHSPDHSTL from the coding sequence TTGTCACCGCCAACGCACCCCCACCCGCCCCCCCCGGCACCGTACCGTCCGGTCAACGCCGAGGCCTTTCGCCATTGGGTCTTGCGCCCCGCCGAGGGGGTCTTTCTTTTCCATCCCCGGGCCATCGAGCGGCTGCACGGACTGGGTACACCGCGGGGGGCAATGGAGGTCTGCTACCACCTGATGGCCCGCGGCCCCTTCCTGCAGGGGTTGGAAGCGGAAAACCCCGAGGCCCTGTCGGTCATCGAGGGGCTGCGCCTGCCGGAGTGGGTCATACTCCTGCCGATGCCGGGTGCACCGGTGCTCAGGGCCACCCCGCAGCGGTCCCTGCTGCGGGACTACTGGGCGCGGCGCTTCGAGGGCGAGGTGGCCCGCACCTGGCAAACGGCCCGGGACGACAACCAGGACCTGACCCACTTCGGCCCCGCGACACTCACGACCCTGATCGGCGGCACCGCGCTCGCCGAGGCCCGGGAGGTCCTGGCCCGCGACGGGGTGCCGGAGGCGGTGGCGGACGAGGCACAACTGGGTCGCGCGTTCGTGGCCCGGGTGGTGCGCCTGCGCTATTTCGCCCCCGGTAGCCGCGGCTGCTGCTTCCCCGCGGTGCCGGACTGGGCCGCGGTGGATCGGTGGCTGGAAGAGAGCGGGCTGGACCTGCCCCCGCCCCGGTCCGGCGGCCGGCTGCCCCAGGCCATGGAGCGCACCCGCCCGTCGGTTATCTGCGGCACCCCCGGACTGTGCCTGCAGCTACCCGCGGACCTGCCCTATGGCCGCTCCGATCCGGACCGGCTGACCGGGGCCTGCAATTGGCTGGTGCAAGCCGAGCCCCCCGTCTGCGCGCCGCCGGATCCGGCCCCCGCGGGGACCGCACCGGTTACGACCCCGGGACTGGCCGCGCGGGTGTTACCGGACGCTGGTCCTGACCCAGGCGCCAGATCCCGCTCGGACGTCCAGTCCCGGTGCCTCCTCGCCCTGCACCGGGGGGCCGCGATCCGTCGCCGGCCGGGCCGCCTCGCGCGCCTCGGGGCGGGCCTGGCAGAGGCCCTGCAAGCCCCGCTCGATGGGCTGCTCGACCTGTGGGACACCCTGTCCAGGGTCCTGGCCCGCGAGCGCCCGCCGCTCGCCGGGAGGGCACTCCTGGCCCTGATCGCAACCTTGAGGTCCGCCACTGCGGCAGCCCAGCGGGCGGACTGGGAGGGTCGCTTCGCCGCCGCCCTGCGGCACCTGGCCGCGCTCCGCGCCCGCTATGAGGTGGCAGTCGGGCCCGGCGACGGCGCCGGTGAGGACACCGCGGACCCGGTGCTGCGGCTCCTGGATCAGCGCCAGAGGACCACGGCGGAGGCCTTCGCCCACGTCCTGGCCGCGACCTGGCGCCTGTCCCCCGCCACCGCCGATGAACTGGGCGAGTTGCTCCGACGCCTGGCGGCCGAGCGCGGGGCCGCCGCCCGCCCGGCCCAGACACTGCTCGGCCAACTCGAAACGGCCCTGCGCGAGGGCCGCACCACCTATTATCGGATCAGGCTACGCGCCTGGTTTACGCCGGCCGGGCCACGCCAGGTCCTGCCCTTCCAGGGTCCTTTGAAGGCCCTGGCCGCCCTTGACAGCGCCCGCCGCCTGCTGGAGGAACTGCCCTGGCCGGTGGCCGACCTGGACCGGCTGGGGGCGCCGCTGGCGACGCTCGCGGGGCGCATCGACGGGGGCCTCCAGGAGCGCCTGCGCGCCCGCCTGCTGGAGGTCCTGGAGACGGCCGGACTGGTCCCCGCCGACCCGGCGGGTCGGCTCGCCGGCCGCCGCCTCGCCGACTCCCTGGCGCGCCTGATCCGGCGGCAGCGGCAACTGCGGTTCGCCGATCTGCGCGACCTGCTGAACCAGGACACCCTGAGTCTGCCCGATGCGCAATGGGGAGACTGGCGACACGGCGACCGCCTGGGCTACTTCGATCAGGCCGCGGCACGGGCTCTGCCCGGGATCTATCGACCCGGTGAGTTCTATGTGAAGGGGCTGCAGCGGCTGAGCGCACCCCTCTTCGGGACCCGGCGCGGGCGGCGCGGCCTGCGCCTGGTGCTGCTGCCGGTGCTCGCCGCCTGGGCCGCCCTGGCGGTCACGGCACTCCTGTGGGACCTGTGGGACAGCAGCCACCCCCCCTTGACCGCCCCCTGGGTGGTCCTGCTCCTGGCGGCGGTCTTGAGTGCGAGCGCCAACACCGATGCCGGCCGGCGCTGGGCCCGCCGCCTCTGGCGGGGGGCGGCGTGGCTGACCCGCCTGCTGCTGTTGACCGGCCTGCCCCGCCTGTTGCGCTCAGCCCCCGTGCGATGGCTCCTTGAACGTCGCCTGGTCCGGGCCCTGCTGGGGGGCATTCTGGCCCCTGTGACGATCGGCCTCCTGCCCCTGCTGCCGCTGGCGGTCCTGTGGTTCCTCGTCACGCCGGGAACGTCCGGGCCCGCGCATTGGACGGCGGTGCTGGCACTGGCCTATGCGCTGGGCACCCGCTTGCGGGACACCCCGGCGGGGCGCCGCCAACTCGACGACCTGGCGACCGCCGGACGCCAGTTCAGGGAGTTGCTGCGGCAGGAGCGGCTGGCGGACCTGATCGCCCCCGTCATGGAGTTCTTCAAGCGGGGCCTGCGCACCCTGGACCAGGGACTGCACCAGATCCGCACCCGGTTGAGCCCGCGCCTGGGCGAGGTCCCCGGCGTCACCCTGCTCAAGGCCCTGGCGGCCCCCCTGTGGACGGCCTGGGAGGCGGCACTGCAATTCTACGTCGTCGTCCTGATCGAGCCCCAGACCAACCCGATCAAGCACTTCCCCGTCGTCACCCTGGGCCACAAGCTACTGCTGCCCTTGCTCCCAACGCTCGGCAGGGGGCTGCACGCCGGACTCTCACCCCTGTTGCCCGCCCCCATCGCCCTGCCGCTGATCGCCGTCACGCTGTTCCTCCTGCCCGGGCTCTTCGGCTTCCTGTTCTGGGAACTCAAGGAGAACTGGCGGCTCTACGGCGCCAACCGCGCCCACCCCGTGCCCAGGGCCCGCCTGGGTACACACGGCCACACCCTGAACGGTCTGTTGCGGCGCGGCCTGCATGGCGGCATTATCCCCAAGGCCTTCGACCGACTCCGCCAGGTCCTGGATCGCCAGGTCCGCGACGAGGCCCCGGACCCCCGGGCGCTGCGCCGCGCCCTGGCCCGACTGGAGGAGATCACCGGGCTGATCGCGCACTTCGGCGAACAGGAACTGGCGATCCCCCTGCGCGAGGCATCCCGGGGTGGCGGTGCCGGGGCGTCCGACGGGGCGGCGCAGTTGACGATGCAGCCGCCCCAGTTGGCGAGCCGGGGGATCGAGTTGCGTATCCAGCGCGCCGGGTCTGCCACGGCACTACCGGTGGAACTGGTGCTGCAACTGGCGCTCGGCACGGCCGCGCACGGGTCGCAACTGACCTGCACCCTGGACTGGCGCGGCCCCTGGGCGGACCTGGACCGGGAGTCTCAGTGGCGCATGGCGGCGGTGGTCCGCCGCTTTGCGCGCCGCTGCGGGGCCCTGGTTGCCGAGTCGCACAGTCCCGATCATTCAACCCTCTGA
- a CDS encoding host attachment protein codes for MPTWILVADNSRARIFTADKAAGPLHEVRTLTSPEARLHEGDLVTDRAGQDRNPGVAGHGLSGERPHKHDIAERFAAQVCEELETARNQGQFRKLYVVAAPAFLGMLRHHESPALRQLIVAEIDKGLATQDPAAIRKVLPDFL; via the coding sequence ATGCCCACCTGGATCCTGGTCGCAGACAACAGCCGCGCACGTATCTTCACCGCCGACAAGGCCGCCGGTCCGCTGCACGAAGTCCGCACCCTGACCTCCCCCGAGGCGCGCCTGCACGAAGGCGATCTGGTCACCGACCGGGCCGGACAGGACCGCAACCCGGGCGTCGCCGGCCATGGCTTGAGCGGCGAGCGCCCCCACAAACACGACATTGCCGAGCGCTTCGCCGCCCAGGTCTGCGAAGAGTTGGAAACTGCACGCAATCAGGGGCAGTTCCGCAAGCTCTATGTGGTCGCCGCCCCCGCCTTCCTCGGGATGCTCCGCCACCATGAGTCCCCGGCCCTGCGCCAACTGATCGTTGCGGAGATCGACAAGGGCCTGGCCACCCAGGACCCGGCCGCGATCCGCAAGGTCCTGCCGGACTTCCTGTAG
- a CDS encoding carbon starvation CstA family protein: MKSNDVKSKVIWLVVALVGAGAFAILALSRGEPVNAAWLVLAAVSCYAIAYRFYSKFIAERVFELDDRRLTPAERRNDGLDYVPTNKYVVFGHHFAAIAGAGPLVGPILAAQMGFLPGTIWILVGVVLAGAVQDFLVLFISLRRDGRSLGEMAKEELGPTIGTIVMLGTLAVMIIILSALALIVVKALTASPWGTFTIAATIPIALFMGIYMRFIRPGRIAEISVIGFVLMMAAIVYGGDIAQDAYWGPFFTLTGPQLTLALVTYGFVASVLPVWLLLAPRDYLSTFLKLGVIVGLAIGILIALPELKMPSVTRFIDGTGPVFSGALFPFLFITIACGACSGFHALVASGTTPKLVERESQARLIGYGGMLGESLVAIMALICASVLDPGVYFAMNSPAALIGTTVESASQAINNWGFVITPEALTQIAKDVGETSILSRAGGAPTFAVGMAVIVTDLFNSKAMMAFWYHFAILFEALFILTAVDAGTRACRFMVQDLAGILIPSLERTRSLAGNLIGTSVAVAGWGWFVYQGVTDPLGGINSLWPLFGIGNQMLAGMALIIGTVVLFKMKKGRYAWVTLVPTTWLLVTTMTAGYQKIFSNDWHIGFLALARRFTEAAAEGKVLAPAKSLEEMARVAFNNQVNAAMCAFFMIVAITLAIAAVGAIRRALASPTPTARETPVVYREGVAYA, translated from the coding sequence GTGAAGTCGAATGATGTAAAGTCGAAAGTCATCTGGCTGGTCGTGGCCCTGGTGGGGGCCGGCGCCTTTGCCATCCTCGCCCTGAGCCGCGGCGAGCCCGTCAATGCCGCCTGGCTGGTGCTGGCGGCGGTGTCCTGCTACGCGATCGCCTACCGGTTCTACAGCAAGTTCATCGCCGAACGGGTGTTCGAGCTGGACGATCGCCGGCTGACCCCGGCCGAGCGCCGCAACGACGGTCTGGACTATGTCCCGACCAACAAGTATGTCGTCTTCGGTCACCACTTCGCCGCCATCGCCGGGGCCGGCCCCCTGGTCGGCCCGATCCTGGCGGCACAGATGGGCTTCCTGCCCGGCACCATCTGGATCCTGGTGGGGGTGGTGCTGGCCGGGGCGGTACAGGACTTTCTCGTCCTCTTCATCTCGCTGCGGCGCGACGGGCGGTCACTCGGTGAGATGGCCAAGGAAGAACTGGGTCCCACCATCGGGACCATCGTCATGCTCGGAACCCTCGCGGTGATGATCATCATCCTCTCAGCCCTGGCGCTCATCGTCGTCAAGGCCCTGACCGCGAGCCCCTGGGGCACCTTCACCATCGCGGCGACCATCCCGATCGCGCTCTTCATGGGCATCTACATGCGCTTCATCCGCCCGGGGCGCATCGCCGAGATCTCGGTCATCGGGTTCGTCCTGATGATGGCCGCGATCGTCTATGGCGGGGACATCGCCCAGGATGCCTATTGGGGACCCTTCTTCACCCTCACCGGTCCGCAGTTGACGCTCGCGCTGGTCACCTACGGCTTCGTCGCCTCGGTGCTGCCGGTCTGGCTGCTGCTGGCACCGCGCGACTACCTCTCCACCTTCCTCAAGCTGGGCGTCATCGTGGGGCTTGCGATCGGCATCCTGATCGCCCTGCCCGAACTGAAGATGCCTTCCGTCACGCGCTTCATCGACGGCACCGGCCCGGTGTTTTCCGGCGCACTGTTCCCCTTCCTGTTCATCACCATCGCCTGCGGCGCCTGTTCGGGCTTCCATGCACTGGTGGCCTCCGGTACCACGCCGAAACTGGTGGAGCGCGAGAGCCAGGCCCGCCTCATCGGCTATGGCGGCATGCTCGGCGAGTCGCTGGTGGCGATCATGGCGCTCATCTGCGCCTCGGTCCTGGACCCCGGTGTCTATTTCGCGATGAACTCGCCGGCCGCCCTGATCGGCACCACGGTGGAATCGGCCTCCCAGGCGATCAACAACTGGGGCTTCGTGATCACGCCGGAGGCCCTGACGCAGATTGCCAAGGACGTGGGTGAGACCAGCATCCTGTCGCGCGCCGGCGGGGCCCCGACCTTCGCCGTGGGCATGGCGGTGATCGTCACCGATCTCTTCAACAGCAAGGCGATGATGGCCTTCTGGTATCACTTCGCGATCCTGTTCGAGGCCCTGTTCATCCTCACCGCGGTCGATGCCGGCACCCGTGCCTGCCGCTTCATGGTGCAGGACCTGGCCGGCATCCTGATCCCCAGCCTGGAGCGCACGCGCAGCCTGGCGGGCAACCTGATCGGCACCAGCGTGGCGGTCGCGGGCTGGGGTTGGTTCGTCTATCAGGGGGTGACCGACCCGCTCGGCGGCATCAATTCGCTGTGGCCGCTGTTCGGCATCGGCAATCAGATGCTGGCCGGGATGGCACTGATCATCGGCACCGTGGTGCTGTTCAAGATGAAAAAGGGGCGCTATGCCTGGGTGACCCTGGTGCCGACGACCTGGCTGCTGGTCACCACCATGACCGCCGGCTACCAGAAGATCTTCAGCAACGATTGGCACATCGGCTTCCTCGCCCTGGCCCGCCGCTTCACCGAGGCCGCGGCCGAGGGCAAGGTACTGGCACCGGCCAAGTCCCTGGAGGAAATGGCCCGTGTCGCCTTCAACAACCAGGTCAATGCGGCGATGTGCGCTTTCTTCATGATCGTTGCGATCACACTCGCCATCGCCGCCGTCGGGGCCATCCGCCGGGCGCTCGCCAGCCCCACCCCGACCGCCAGGGAAACCCCCGTGGTCTACCGCGAGGGGGTCGCTTATGCCTGA
- a CDS encoding YbdD/YjiX family protein yields MPDLTDLTGPDRQSAAPSLDDAYARYAAGLRARDPRSVPMSEAQFERYSLGSSWLTGLKEVAKRVVQTCRLVVGIHDYEYYLDHMRSRHPQVTPLTREAFYRYCLEARYPSAERSGGRCPC; encoded by the coding sequence ATGCCTGACCTGACCGACCTGACCGGGCCCGACCGACAAAGCGCGGCGCCGTCCCTGGACGACGCCTACGCCCGCTACGCGGCCGGGCTCCGCGCGCGCGACCCGCGGTCCGTACCAATGTCGGAGGCACAGTTCGAGCGCTACAGCCTGGGCTCGAGTTGGCTGACCGGCCTCAAAGAGGTGGCGAAGCGGGTCGTGCAGACCTGCCGTCTGGTGGTCGGCATCCACGACTATGAGTATTACCTGGACCACATGCGCTCGCGCCATCCGCAAGTCACCCCGCTGACCCGCGAGGCCTTCTACCGCTACTGCCTGGAGGCGCGGTACCCGAGCGCGGAGCGCAGCGGCGGGCGGTGCCCCTGCTGA
- a CDS encoding IS1 family transposase, translating to MNGQWTCPHCNSQNCRHHKTYQTGHNGTRLLWRCQSCNRLFSETKATLIEGLRKPTSFIIQVLKTRTEGIGLNAACRAFAIAKNTLLLWERRLADCKDVLVIYALTHTFIEQLIEGDELYTKVNRNVPPEDCEGWTIVLMERASRFIWALQCGKKDRSLFSYAIQILRDVILRTGDVTLVTDGERRYGNLLFEICHEVLRTGKRGRPPKVLRRGVKVRLKNKGKGTDRTGHSRPKYETPHPEHPETDQDVTPADIHANHLEASNASFRRKNSAYRRRTNTYAKSISGLQRTLDMLWIVHNFIRSHFTTKQVPAVALGILQQGLSWDEVLRVRQPRL from the coding sequence TTGAACGGACAATGGACATGCCCTCATTGCAATTCACAGAATTGTCGGCATCACAAGACGTATCAAACCGGTCATAACGGTACGCGTTTGCTGTGGCGATGTCAAAGTTGCAATAGGCTCTTTTCCGAGACCAAAGCCACCCTTATCGAGGGGCTCAGGAAACCGACCAGCTTCATCATTCAAGTGCTCAAAACGCGCACTGAGGGGATCGGCTTGAACGCCGCCTGCCGGGCCTTCGCGATTGCGAAGAATACGTTGCTCCTATGGGAGCGTCGCCTGGCCGATTGCAAGGATGTGCTGGTCATATATGCCCTGACGCACACCTTTATTGAGCAACTGATCGAAGGTGATGAGCTTTATACGAAAGTGAATAGGAATGTCCCCCCGGAGGATTGTGAAGGCTGGACGATCGTACTGATGGAAAGGGCAAGTCGATTTATCTGGGCGCTTCAGTGCGGGAAAAAGGATCGCAGCCTATTTTCATATGCCATACAAATACTTAGAGATGTCATCCTGCGTACTGGCGATGTCACTCTAGTCACCGACGGGGAACGTCGGTATGGCAATCTCCTGTTTGAAATTTGCCACGAAGTATTGCGAACCGGAAAACGCGGCCGCCCACCGAAAGTGCTTCGTCGCGGTGTGAAGGTGCGCCTTAAGAATAAAGGGAAAGGAACTGATAGAACGGGGCACTCGCGTCCCAAATACGAAACCCCTCATCCGGAGCATCCAGAAACCGATCAAGATGTGACGCCAGCCGATATTCATGCTAATCATTTGGAAGCATCGAACGCTTCATTTCGGCGAAAGAATTCTGCTTATCGCCGCCGAACGAATACGTACGCGAAGAGCATTTCTGGTTTGCAAAGAACATTGGATATGTTGTGGATTGTCCATAACTTTATTCGCAGCCACTTCACGACAAAACAGGTTCCTGCGGTGGCTCTGGGGATTCTCCAGCAGGGACTCTCGTGGGATGAGGTCCTTAGAGTTCGACAGCCCAGGTTATAA
- the uvrB gene encoding excinuclease ABC subunit UvrB gives MSKPFQLVAQFAPAGDQPEAIRRLVEGLNDGEAAQTLLGVTGSGKTFTIANVIAQVQRPALILAPNKTLAAQLYGEMRDFFPHNAVEYFVSYYDYYQPEAYIPASDTYIEKDSSINEHIEQMRLSATKALLERPDVIIVASVSSIYGLGDPDAYLRMVLHLTRGDVIDQRALLRRLADLQYRRNEIELARGTYRVRGDVIDIHPAESDEEAIRIELFDDEIEALSVFDPLTGEVLRRVPRYTVFPKTHYATPRETILNAVDEIKVELKDRLIWLRDNDKLVEAQRLEQRTIFDMEMMMEVGYCSGIENYSRYLSGRGPGEPPPTLYDYLPANAIVVIDESHVTVPQLGGMYRGDRSRKENLVDYGFRLPSALDNRPMRFEEFQARQPQTIYVSATPRQYELDHSGGAVVEQVVRPTGLVDPDLEVRPALSQVDDLLSEITLRAAVHERVLVTTLTKRMAEDLTEYLNEHGVKVRYLHSDIDTVERVEIIRDLRLGEFDVLVGINLLREGLDMPEVSLVAILDADKEGFLRSEGSLIQTIGRAARNINGKAILYADRITGSMERAMGETERRRTKQTAFNLAHDITPQSIQKSVADILEGSTPGAPRSARAYARVAEEIAEYANLTPVQMAKKIKALEKEMYGYAKDLEFEKAAAVRDRIKELQGKGLAV, from the coding sequence ATGTCCAAACCCTTCCAGTTGGTCGCCCAGTTCGCCCCCGCCGGTGACCAGCCGGAGGCGATCCGCCGCCTGGTCGAGGGTCTCAACGACGGGGAGGCGGCCCAGACCCTGCTCGGCGTCACCGGTTCCGGCAAGACCTTCACCATCGCCAACGTCATTGCGCAGGTCCAGCGCCCGGCCCTGATCCTGGCGCCGAACAAGACCCTCGCGGCCCAGCTCTATGGCGAGATGCGCGACTTTTTCCCGCACAACGCGGTGGAATACTTCGTCTCCTATTACGACTATTACCAGCCCGAGGCCTATATCCCGGCCTCCGACACCTATATCGAAAAGGACTCATCGATCAACGAACATATCGAACAGATGCGCCTGTCGGCGACCAAGGCCCTGTTGGAGCGCCCGGACGTCATCATCGTGGCGAGTGTCTCGAGCATCTACGGCCTGGGCGACCCGGATGCCTATCTCAGGATGGTCCTGCACCTGACGCGCGGCGATGTGATCGACCAGCGCGCCCTGCTGCGGCGCCTGGCGGACCTGCAATACCGCCGCAATGAGATCGAGCTGGCCCGCGGCACCTACCGGGTGCGCGGGGATGTGATCGACATACACCCGGCGGAATCCGACGAGGAGGCGATCCGGATCGAGCTGTTCGACGACGAGATCGAGGCCCTGTCGGTCTTCGACCCACTCACCGGTGAGGTCCTGCGTCGCGTACCGCGCTATACCGTCTTCCCCAAGACCCATTACGCCACCCCGCGCGAGACCATCCTCAATGCCGTGGACGAGATCAAGGTGGAACTGAAGGACCGCCTGATCTGGCTGCGCGACAACGACAAGCTGGTGGAGGCGCAGCGACTGGAACAGCGGACCATCTTCGACATGGAGATGATGATGGAGGTCGGCTATTGCTCCGGAATCGAAAACTACAGCCGCTATCTCTCCGGCCGCGGCCCCGGCGAGCCCCCGCCGACCCTCTATGACTATCTGCCGGCCAATGCCATCGTGGTCATCGACGAGAGTCATGTCACGGTCCCCCAGCTCGGCGGCATGTATCGCGGCGACCGCTCGCGCAAGGAGAACCTGGTCGACTACGGCTTCCGGCTCCCCTCGGCCCTGGACAACCGCCCCATGCGCTTCGAGGAATTCCAGGCGCGCCAGCCCCAGACCATCTATGTCTCCGCCACCCCGCGCCAGTATGAGCTCGACCACTCCGGCGGCGCCGTGGTGGAACAGGTGGTGCGCCCCACCGGCCTGGTGGACCCGGACCTGGAGGTCCGCCCGGCCCTGTCCCAGGTCGATGACCTGCTCTCCGAGATCACCCTGCGGGCCGCCGTCCACGAGCGGGTGCTGGTCACGACACTCACCAAGCGCATGGCCGAGGACCTGACCGAATATCTCAATGAGCACGGGGTCAAGGTCCGCTATCTGCATTCGGACATCGACACCGTGGAGCGGGTCGAGATTATCCGCGACCTGCGCCTGGGCGAATTCGACGTGCTGGTCGGCATCAACCTCCTGCGCGAGGGGCTCGATATGCCGGAGGTATCGCTGGTCGCCATCCTCGATGCGGACAAGGAGGGCTTCCTGCGCTCCGAGGGATCATTAATCCAGACCATCGGCCGTGCCGCCCGCAACATCAACGGCAAGGCGATCCTTTACGCGGATCGCATCACCGGCTCTATGGAGCGCGCGATGGGCGAGACCGAGCGCCGCCGAACCAAACAGACCGCCTTCAACCTGGCCCACGACATCACCCCCCAGAGCATCCAAAAGTCCGTCGCCGACATCCTGGAAGGCTCCACCCCCGGCGCCCCCCGCTCGGCCCGCGCCTATGCCCGGGTGGCCGAGGAGATCGCCGAGTACGCCAACCTCACACCGGTGCAGATGGCGAAAAAAATCAAGGCCCTGGAAAAGGAGATGTACGGCTACGCCAAGGACCTGGAGTTCGAGAAGGCGGCGGCGGTGCGGGATCGGATCAAGGAGTTGCAGGGAAAAGGGTTGGCGGTGTGA
- a CDS encoding CDP-archaeol synthase, with protein sequence MSPHWSPLLSLLALLLLVNGAPVLLALLWGGALAPPLDGGRRWRDGRPVFGKAKTWRGLVAALVLTPPAAWALGWGWGLGLAIALGAMAGDLLASFTKRRLGLKSSAAAPLLDQVPETLIPALLAKAPMGLSWFDLGLAVTAFTLIDLLMTPLLKRLGTGRRA encoded by the coding sequence GTGTCGCCCCACTGGAGTCCGCTCCTCTCGCTGCTCGCCCTGTTGCTCCTGGTCAATGGGGCACCCGTCCTGCTGGCCCTGCTGTGGGGCGGGGCGCTTGCCCCGCCCCTGGACGGGGGGCGCCGGTGGCGGGATGGCCGCCCCGTGTTCGGGAAGGCTAAGACCTGGCGGGGCCTGGTCGCGGCCCTGGTCCTGACCCCGCCGGCGGCCTGGGCACTGGGATGGGGATGGGGGCTGGGGCTCGCCATCGCCCTGGGGGCCATGGCGGGCGATCTCCTTGCCAGTTTCACCAAGCGGCGTCTGGGGCTTAAGTCCAGCGCCGCGGCGCCGCTCTTGGACCAGGTGCCGGAGACCCTGATCCCGGCCCTGCTCGCCAAGGCGCCCATGGGTCTGAGTTGGTTCGACCTGGGGCTGGCGGTGACGGCCTTTACGCTCATCGACCTGCTGATGACACCCTTGCTCAAGCGGCTGGGGACGGGCCGGCGAGCCTAA